Proteins from a single region of Vulgatibacter sp.:
- a CDS encoding ArsR/SmtB family transcription factor: protein MSKSRRGAGPRLVDAAPVFAALGDATRLRLLGRLAEGGPASIAALSEDAEVTRQAITKHLEVLARAGLVHGERSGRERIWALEARGLDAARIYLDRISAQWDEALGSLRDFVERER from the coding sequence ATGTCGAAGTCTAGGCGGGGCGCGGGCCCGCGCCTGGTCGACGCGGCGCCGGTCTTCGCCGCGCTCGGCGACGCCACCAGGCTGCGGCTCCTCGGCCGCCTCGCCGAGGGCGGCCCCGCCTCGATCGCGGCCTTGAGCGAGGACGCCGAGGTCACCCGCCAGGCGATCACCAAGCACCTCGAGGTGCTCGCCCGGGCGGGGCTCGTTCACGGGGAGCGCAGCGGCAGGGAGCGGATCTGGGCCCTCGAGGCCAGGGGCCTGGACGCAGCCCGTATCTACCTCGACCGCATCTCCGCCCAGTGGGACGAGGCGCTGGGATCCCTGCGCGACTTCGTCGAGCGGGAGCGCTGA
- the ygiD gene encoding 4,5-DOPA dioxygenase extradiol → MAVVPNTKMPAAFLGHGSPMNALERNRYSEAWQRFGSSVPRPRAILVVSAHWYENATAVTAMPRPRTIHDFYGFPRALFEVEYPAPGSPELAEEVAEIAKPTSVGLDHDSWGIDHGTWSVLVHAFPQADIPVVQLSIHALKDFDFHVELGARLAPLRDRGVLILGSGNVVHNLRALAWSQPALAFDWNRRFDEAARAVLAERPGDAAGLRAHGDYTSSHPTPDHFIPLLYVAGLAAAAGRGAEVLIDGYAYGSLSMAAYMLDANPPAASGEGRPAAGLPDPALVPAEDTNV, encoded by the coding sequence ATGGCGGTCGTCCCGAACACGAAGATGCCGGCGGCGTTCCTGGGGCATGGCAGCCCGATGAACGCCCTGGAGCGCAACCGCTACTCCGAGGCGTGGCAGCGCTTCGGCAGCAGCGTCCCGCGGCCGCGGGCGATCCTCGTCGTCTCCGCACACTGGTACGAGAACGCCACCGCGGTCACCGCGATGCCGCGCCCGCGGACCATCCACGACTTCTACGGCTTTCCCCGGGCGCTCTTCGAGGTCGAGTATCCCGCGCCCGGCAGCCCGGAGCTCGCGGAGGAGGTCGCCGAGATCGCCAAACCCACGAGCGTGGGCCTGGATCACGACAGCTGGGGAATCGATCACGGCACCTGGTCGGTGCTCGTGCACGCCTTCCCGCAGGCGGACATACCGGTGGTGCAGCTCTCCATCCACGCGCTGAAGGACTTCGATTTCCACGTGGAGCTCGGCGCGCGGCTCGCGCCGCTGCGCGATCGCGGCGTGCTGATCCTCGGCAGCGGCAACGTGGTGCACAACCTGCGGGCGCTCGCGTGGTCGCAGCCGGCGCTCGCGTTCGACTGGAACCGCCGCTTCGACGAGGCGGCGCGCGCGGTACTGGCGGAGCGGCCCGGCGATGCCGCCGGGCTCCGGGCACATGGGGACTACACCAGCAGCCACCCCACCCCCGATCACTTCATCCCGCTGCTCTACGTCGCCGGCCTCGCCGCGGCTGCAGGCCGCGGCGCCGAGGTGTTGATCGACGGGTACGCGTACGGCTCGCTCTCGATGGCAGCCTACATGCTCGATGCAAATCCGCCGGCCGCCTCCGGCGAAGGCCGGCCGGCGGCGGGCCTGCCCGATCCGGCGCTGGTGCCGGCAGAGGACACGAACGTGTGA
- a CDS encoding antitoxin, with the protein MSGKRAKVFWTGRSQAVRLPKEFRFEGDTVLVRREGAAIILEPADEWPEGYVESFAGVPADFGRPPQGEEDEREGFE; encoded by the coding sequence ATGAGCGGAAAGCGTGCGAAGGTCTTCTGGACCGGCAGGAGCCAGGCGGTTCGCCTGCCCAAGGAGTTCCGCTTCGAGGGCGACACCGTGCTCGTGCGTCGGGAGGGCGCGGCGATCATCCTCGAGCCTGCCGACGAGTGGCCGGAGGGATACGTCGAGTCTTTCGCAGGCGTACCAGCGGACTTCGGACGGCCGCCGCAGGGTGAAGAGGACGAGCGCGAGGGCTTCGAATGA
- a CDS encoding carboxymuconolactone decarboxylase family protein, with amino-acid sequence MKQRIDYHQIAQRAIQAMLGLEAYVRSSELEHSLIHLVKIRASQINGCAYCIDMHTKEARADGETEQRIYATSVWRHAPFFSERERAALAWTEALTLVHTQGASDELFEATRVHFNEQEIVALTSAIIAINSWNRFTEAFRPEVGGYVPAAAGRTG; translated from the coding sequence ATGAAGCAGCGCATCGATTACCACCAGATTGCACAGCGCGCGATCCAGGCCATGCTCGGCCTCGAGGCCTACGTTCGCTCGTCCGAACTCGAGCATTCCCTCATCCACCTGGTGAAGATCCGGGCTTCGCAGATCAACGGCTGTGCCTATTGCATCGACATGCACACCAAGGAGGCCCGGGCGGACGGTGAGACCGAGCAGCGCATCTACGCCACCAGCGTGTGGCGCCATGCACCCTTCTTCAGCGAGCGGGAGCGCGCCGCCCTCGCCTGGACCGAGGCGCTCACCCTGGTCCACACCCAGGGCGCGTCCGACGAGCTCTTCGAGGCGACCCGGGTGCATTTCAACGAGCAGGAGATCGTCGCCCTCACCTCGGCGATCATCGCGATCAACAGCTGGAATCGGTTCACCGAGGCCTTCCGGCCCGAGGTGGGCGGGTACGTGCCCGCAGCTGCGGGAAGGACCGGCTGA
- the sigJ gene encoding RNA polymerase sigma factor SigJ: MKQPAREEAFAEHRSLLFSLAYRMLGSVADAEDVVQEAWLRWSRAAEAESPRDFLSATVARLCIDHLRSARVRRETYAGSWLPEPLVDVPAEAKDSVARAESLSIAFLHLLERLSAVERAVFLLREVYAYDHAEIARMVGRSEAACRQIAKRARDRIGGGPRRFSASEPEAEEMARRFLEASARPDAAGFLELLDPEVVIWSDSGGKAPAARLPIHGSDRAARFFAGVFRRYTREHLSTVQVNGAPAIVYRPPDGPVRLFAFEIRAGRITAAFVQANPDKLRGLGPAIA; encoded by the coding sequence ATGAAGCAGCCTGCACGTGAAGAAGCATTCGCCGAGCATCGGTCGCTGCTCTTCTCGCTCGCCTACCGGATGCTGGGCAGCGTCGCCGACGCGGAGGACGTGGTCCAGGAGGCCTGGCTGCGCTGGAGCCGCGCGGCGGAGGCCGAGTCGCCTCGCGACTTCCTCTCCGCCACCGTCGCCCGGCTCTGCATCGACCACCTGCGCTCCGCGCGAGTGCGACGGGAAACGTACGCGGGCTCGTGGCTTCCCGAGCCCCTCGTCGACGTGCCCGCGGAGGCGAAGGACAGCGTCGCCCGCGCCGAGTCGCTCTCCATCGCCTTCCTCCATCTGCTCGAGCGCCTCTCGGCGGTCGAGCGGGCGGTCTTCCTCCTCCGGGAGGTCTATGCCTACGACCACGCGGAGATCGCGCGGATGGTGGGCAGGAGCGAGGCCGCCTGCAGGCAGATCGCGAAGCGGGCGCGCGACAGGATCGGCGGTGGGCCGCGCCGCTTCTCCGCCTCCGAGCCCGAGGCGGAGGAGATGGCGCGGCGCTTCCTCGAGGCGAGCGCCCGGCCCGACGCCGCGGGCTTCCTCGAGCTCCTCGATCCGGAGGTCGTCATCTGGTCCGACAGCGGCGGCAAGGCCCCTGCGGCCCGTCTTCCGATCCACGGGAGCGATCGGGCGGCGCGCTTCTTCGCCGGCGTCTTCCGCCGCTACACACGCGAGCACCTCTCCACCGTGCAGGTGAACGGCGCGCCGGCGATCGTCTATCGCCCGCCCGATGGGCCGGTGCGTCTCTTCGCGTTCGAGATCCGCGCGGGCCGGATCACCGCCGCCTTCGTGCAGGCGAACCCCGACAAACTGCGCGGGTTGGGGCCCGCGATCGCGTAG
- a CDS encoding helix-turn-helix transcriptional regulator, which produces MPPASQDPDLLRRLLRAKDRMDAASHEEWPVKRLARVSGVSEAHFARSFKEAFGVPPHRYLLTRRLERAAALLRDTELSITEIAFETGWTSLGTFGRTFRDVTGQSPGELRAREKAALHEHALVPACFLSAAQRPDLTIAVSEKRRQEADDRNGAVPTHTKEVP; this is translated from the coding sequence ATGCCCCCCGCCAGCCAGGACCCAGATCTGCTCCGCCGCCTCCTGCGCGCGAAGGACCGGATGGACGCCGCCTCGCACGAGGAGTGGCCCGTCAAGCGGCTCGCCCGTGTCAGCGGCGTCTCCGAGGCCCACTTCGCGCGATCGTTCAAGGAGGCCTTCGGCGTCCCGCCGCACCGCTACCTGCTCACGAGGCGCCTGGAGCGGGCGGCGGCGCTGCTCCGCGACACCGAGCTCTCGATCACCGAGATCGCCTTCGAGACCGGCTGGACCAGCCTGGGGACCTTCGGTCGCACCTTTCGCGACGTCACCGGCCAGAGCCCGGGGGAGCTGCGCGCCAGGGAAAAAGCCGCGCTGCACGAGCACGCGCTGGTGCCGGCCTGCTTCCTCAGCGCCGCCCAGCGGCCCGATCTCACGATCGCAGTTTCGGAGAAGCGGCGGCAGGAGGCCGACGATAGAAACGGGGCCGTTCCAACCCATACCAAGGAGGTCCCATGA
- a CDS encoding winged helix-turn-helix transcriptional regulator, translated as MAVSQAGRSGCPINLTLEILGDRWSLIVVRDVMFGNRRTYGELLAQSEEGIASNILADRLKRLTASGLLTRTPDPNHRQKGIYSLTEAAIQLVPLLAQMAAWGRRHTNPTRELSVRAALLEAGGPPLWDAFMDELRHLHLGAPRPARSVSAELQAAYEAAVAETPARGPGNPRKR; from the coding sequence ATGGCCGTATCGCAGGCAGGACGCTCCGGGTGCCCGATCAACCTCACGCTCGAAATCCTCGGCGACCGCTGGAGCCTGATCGTCGTCCGGGACGTGATGTTCGGAAACCGGCGCACCTACGGCGAGCTCCTCGCGCAGAGCGAAGAGGGCATCGCCTCGAACATCCTCGCCGACCGGCTGAAGCGCCTCACGGCCTCCGGGCTGCTGACGCGAACCCCGGATCCGAACCACCGGCAGAAGGGGATCTACAGCCTCACCGAAGCGGCCATCCAGCTCGTCCCCCTGCTCGCACAGATGGCCGCCTGGGGCCGCCGCCACACGAACCCCACCAGGGAATTGTCCGTGCGCGCGGCGCTGCTGGAAGCGGGCGGTCCGCCGCTGTGGGACGCCTTCATGGACGAGCTGCGCCACCTGCACCTCGGCGCGCCCCGCCCGGCCCGCTCCGTCTCCGCCGAGCTCCAGGCCGCCTACGAGGCGGCCGTAGCCGAGACGCCCGCCCGCGGCCCGGGGAATCCTCGCAAGCGATAG
- a CDS encoding glutathione S-transferase family protein: MSLVIYGHPFSSYTQKVLIALYENETPFEFRLLGPDTPQHAAEWLQRWPIAKFPLLVDGERSVVETSIIIEYLQLVHPGRTRLLPEDPMAALDVRFFDRFFDLHVMNAAQHAVDGALTGDPVKRADGQALSEKKLERAYGWLEGALAGRTWATGEAFTLADCAAAPSLFYADWIHRIGERYPVLRAYRARLLARPSFARAVDEARPYRHLFPLGAPNRD, translated from the coding sequence ATGTCGCTCGTGATCTACGGCCACCCCTTCTCCTCCTACACGCAGAAGGTCCTCATCGCGCTCTACGAGAACGAAACGCCCTTCGAGTTCCGCCTCCTCGGGCCGGACACGCCGCAGCACGCTGCCGAATGGCTGCAGCGCTGGCCGATCGCCAAGTTCCCGCTCCTCGTGGACGGCGAGCGGAGCGTGGTCGAGACCAGCATCATCATCGAGTACCTGCAGCTCGTGCATCCCGGCCGGACGCGCCTGCTGCCGGAGGATCCGATGGCGGCGCTCGACGTGCGCTTCTTCGACCGCTTCTTCGACCTGCACGTGATGAACGCGGCGCAGCACGCGGTCGACGGGGCGCTCACGGGAGATCCGGTCAAACGCGCGGATGGACAGGCGCTGTCCGAGAAGAAGCTGGAGCGCGCCTACGGCTGGCTCGAGGGCGCCCTCGCCGGCAGGACCTGGGCCACAGGCGAGGCGTTCACCCTGGCGGATTGCGCCGCCGCCCCCTCGCTTTTCTACGCGGATTGGATCCACCGGATCGGCGAGCGCTACCCGGTGCTTCGTGCCTACCGCGCGCGGCTCCTCGCCCGCCCCTCCTTCGCCCGCGCGGTGGACGAGGCGAGGCCCTACCGGCACCTCTTCCCGCTGGGCGCGCCGAACCGGGACTGA
- the vapC gene encoding type II toxin-antitoxin system tRNA(fMet)-specific endonuclease VapC: protein MRVLLDTNICIYAMKQHPRVLERLLAESRSDVAVSVITEAELRTGAAKSSARTKTLRLVENFLRPLAIVEFGSGDAVAYANVRARLERAGTPIGPLDTLIAAQAVARQLTLVTNDERAFGRVAGFRIENWAA from the coding sequence ATGAGGGTCCTGCTCGACACCAACATCTGCATCTACGCGATGAAGCAGCACCCGCGGGTGCTCGAGCGGCTCCTCGCCGAGAGCCGCTCCGACGTAGCGGTGAGCGTCATCACCGAGGCCGAACTCCGCACGGGAGCTGCGAAGAGCAGCGCCCGCACGAAGACCCTGCGCCTCGTCGAGAACTTCCTGCGCCCTCTCGCTATCGTCGAATTCGGCTCCGGTGACGCAGTGGCCTACGCGAACGTGCGGGCCAGGCTCGAGCGGGCTGGGACGCCGATCGGTCCGCTGGATACCCTCATCGCCGCCCAGGCCGTCGCACGGCAGCTCACCCTGGTGACGAACGACGAGCGGGCGTTTGGCAGGGTCGCGGGTTTCCGGATCGAGAACTGGGCAGCGTGA
- a CDS encoding SRPBCC family protein gives MSPTDRIEKQIVLRAPRSRVWRALTNHEEFASWFRVKLDGAFAVGQIVKAQSTYPGQEEAKWEMRIEVMEPEQLFAFTWPAGDAEAADRSLWNRVEFRLEEVPEGTRLTLVESGFDRLPPERRAEAWRLNDGGWTEQTQNIRRHVEV, from the coding sequence ATGTCCCCGACCGATAGAATCGAGAAGCAGATCGTGCTCCGCGCGCCGCGCTCCCGCGTCTGGCGTGCACTCACCAACCACGAGGAGTTCGCCAGCTGGTTCCGGGTGAAGCTCGACGGCGCCTTTGCGGTGGGCCAGATCGTGAAGGCGCAGAGTACCTACCCGGGCCAGGAAGAGGCGAAGTGGGAGATGCGCATCGAGGTGATGGAGCCCGAGCAGCTCTTCGCCTTCACCTGGCCCGCGGGTGATGCCGAGGCTGCCGACCGCTCCCTCTGGAACCGCGTCGAGTTCCGGCTGGAGGAGGTGCCGGAGGGCACCCGCCTCACCCTCGTCGAGTCGGGCTTCGATCGCCTGCCGCCCGAGCGCCGTGCCGAAGCCTGGCGTCTCAACGACGGCGGGTGGACGGAGCAGACCCAGAACATCCGCCGCCATGTCGAAGTCTAG
- a CDS encoding mechanosensitive ion channel domain-containing protein, whose protein sequence is MWGRASRIGCASGLRVRQRASTRRGPLNERSRVTPPGAGIHRGSRRSPSTKAGPNVEQEVVRESVLWERALALATLLLVALVTFVAAKLLARLLKGTTRLGLRGLERLAAPVTLVATLLAAWLILLRTPRDPPIVGVVIELLGIAAVFWLAARVLDVVWTTGTSSARLRRLRGVGSALLATRQLGKAAFVFGAVAVIAVRMGASAQLYVALGAIGAALTFAARAPIANAVAFAGMLVDPPFHIGDRVRIGDYRGGDAAQGEVVALSLSAVTIRSKRRTLIAIPNALVGQLRVENLSHANRRRLEFELPIDEGIPAETLRAACAIIEDDLRASEFVSEYREPRVWIAGHHDGLHLKASAWLRRGRDRREAQRELLLLIRSRFDQLVR, encoded by the coding sequence ATGTGGGGGAGAGCGAGCCGGATTGGATGCGCGTCCGGCCTGCGTGTGCGCCAACGCGCCAGCACGAGACGGGGGCCTCTGAACGAGCGATCGCGGGTCACGCCGCCGGGTGCGGGTATCCACCGTGGCAGTCGGCGCTCACCGTCGACGAAGGCCGGGCCAAACGTGGAGCAGGAGGTCGTTCGAGAGTCGGTTCTCTGGGAGCGGGCGCTGGCGCTCGCCACCCTGCTGCTCGTAGCGCTGGTCACCTTCGTGGCCGCGAAGCTTCTCGCTCGGCTCCTGAAAGGGACGACCCGTCTCGGACTGCGCGGGCTCGAGCGTCTCGCTGCGCCGGTCACCCTCGTCGCGACCCTCCTCGCCGCGTGGCTGATCCTGCTGCGCACGCCGCGTGATCCGCCGATCGTCGGGGTGGTGATCGAGCTTCTTGGAATCGCCGCCGTCTTCTGGCTCGCTGCCCGGGTGCTGGACGTCGTCTGGACCACCGGCACGAGTAGCGCGCGGCTGCGGCGCTTGCGCGGCGTCGGCTCGGCGCTGCTGGCCACCCGGCAGCTGGGCAAGGCGGCGTTCGTCTTCGGCGCGGTCGCCGTGATAGCCGTTCGGATGGGAGCCTCGGCGCAGCTCTATGTCGCCCTCGGCGCCATCGGCGCCGCGCTCACCTTCGCCGCACGTGCGCCGATCGCCAATGCGGTCGCATTTGCCGGGATGCTCGTCGACCCTCCCTTCCACATCGGCGATCGCGTCCGCATCGGCGACTACCGCGGGGGCGACGCAGCCCAGGGCGAGGTCGTCGCGCTCTCGCTCTCGGCGGTGACGATCCGCTCGAAGCGGCGCACGCTGATCGCGATCCCCAACGCGCTCGTCGGGCAGCTGCGGGTCGAGAACCTGTCGCACGCCAATCGCCGCAGGCTCGAGTTCGAGCTGCCGATCGATGAAGGGATCCCTGCCGAGACCTTGCGGGCAGCCTGCGCCATCATCGAGGACGACCTCCGCGCGAGCGAATTCGTCTCCGAATATCGAGAGCCGCGCGTGTGGATCGCCGGGCATCACGATGGCCTGCATCTCAAGGCTTCGGCCTGGCTGCGACGCGGCAGGGACCGGCGCGAGGCCCAGCGCGAATTGCTCCTCCTGATCCGATCCCGCTTCGACCAGTTGGTTCGCTGA
- a CDS encoding VOC family protein, whose amino-acid sequence MSQGVGVVGIYVRDQQEALEFYVEKVGFRVHTDVGNGGYRWLTVQHPEQPSFQLGLFQPQAPMHDEATVQALQELVAKGAMPPLVLMVDNCRAAYDRMLARGVEFTQEPTERYGTVDAGFRDPSGNGWKMIEARR is encoded by the coding sequence ATGAGCCAGGGAGTCGGCGTCGTCGGCATCTATGTCCGTGACCAGCAGGAAGCGCTCGAGTTCTACGTGGAGAAGGTCGGGTTCCGCGTCCACACCGACGTGGGCAACGGCGGCTACCGCTGGCTGACGGTGCAGCACCCGGAGCAGCCCTCCTTCCAGCTCGGCCTCTTCCAGCCGCAGGCGCCGATGCACGACGAGGCCACGGTGCAGGCGCTGCAGGAGCTGGTGGCGAAGGGCGCCATGCCGCCGCTGGTGCTCATGGTCGACAACTGCCGCGCCGCCTACGACCGGATGCTCGCCCGGGGCGTGGAGTTCACGCAGGAGCCCACCGAGCGCTACGGCACCGTCGACGCCGGCTTCCGGGACCCTTCCGGGAACGGTTGGAAGATGATCGAGGCGCGCCGCTAG
- a CDS encoding VOC family protein, whose amino-acid sequence MAVQARAKIFPHLWYAKEAEEAARTYASIFPDSRVDRVTALPSESPSGPPGSVKVVDFTLFGQRFQAMSAGPHHDFNDAISLVVLCDDQAELDRYWNALLAGGGKEQACGWLIDRYGVRWQIVPAALDQLMTDTDPARAKRVSDALMQMVKIDIAALERARAAA is encoded by the coding sequence ATGGCCGTGCAGGCACGAGCAAAGATCTTCCCGCACCTCTGGTACGCGAAGGAGGCCGAGGAGGCGGCCCGCACCTACGCCTCGATCTTTCCCGACTCCCGGGTCGACCGGGTCACGGCGCTGCCGAGCGAGTCGCCCAGCGGCCCGCCGGGCTCGGTGAAGGTGGTCGACTTCACCCTCTTCGGCCAGCGCTTCCAGGCGATGAGCGCCGGCCCCCACCACGACTTCAACGACGCCATCTCGTTGGTCGTGCTCTGCGACGACCAGGCGGAGCTCGACCGCTACTGGAACGCGCTGCTCGCGGGCGGCGGCAAGGAGCAGGCCTGCGGCTGGCTCATCGATCGCTACGGCGTGCGCTGGCAGATCGTCCCGGCGGCGCTGGACCAGCTGATGACCGACACCGATCCCGCCCGGGCCAAGCGGGTGAGCGATGCGCTGATGCAGATGGTGAAGATCGACATCGCCGCCCTGGAGCGGGCCCGCGCCGCGGCGTAG
- a CDS encoding NAD-dependent epimerase/dehydratase family protein encodes MHTASPATGSAGDSILVTGAAGFIGSHVVSELLARGHRVVALDDLSGGFHSNVDERATFVEGSILDVALVDRLFDEHRFAYVFHLAAYAAEGLSHFIRRYNYQSNLIGSVNLINASVRHEVRCFVFTSSIAVYGHARPPVLEEMAPSPEDPYGIAKAAVEQDLRVSRDLFGMRYVVFRPHNVYGERQNIGDPYRNVVGIFMNKILQGEPLPIFGDGKQSRAFSYISDVAPVIADSIHRPEAWDQIFNIGADRPVTVNELGETVSRAMGVPFRPHYLPARHEVLHTHASHEKARALLGFEDRVGLEEGVGAMAAWVQQIGARASKAFGALEIEKGLPPSWRDLLAAADRRVG; translated from the coding sequence ATGCACACCGCCTCCCCCGCCACCGGCTCGGCCGGCGACTCGATCCTCGTCACCGGCGCCGCCGGATTCATCGGCTCCCACGTGGTCAGCGAGCTGCTCGCTCGCGGCCACCGGGTCGTGGCCCTGGACGATCTTTCGGGCGGTTTCCACAGCAACGTCGACGAGCGGGCCACCTTCGTCGAGGGCTCGATCCTCGACGTGGCGCTCGTCGACAGGCTCTTCGACGAGCACAGGTTCGCCTACGTCTTCCACCTGGCGGCCTACGCGGCAGAAGGCCTCAGCCACTTCATCCGGCGCTACAACTACCAGAGCAACCTGATCGGGAGCGTGAACCTGATCAATGCCTCGGTTCGCCACGAAGTGCGCTGCTTCGTCTTCACCTCCTCGATCGCCGTCTACGGGCACGCGAGGCCGCCTGTCCTCGAGGAGATGGCGCCCTCCCCCGAAGATCCCTACGGCATCGCCAAGGCGGCGGTGGAGCAGGACCTGCGCGTGAGCCGCGACCTCTTCGGCATGCGCTACGTCGTCTTCCGGCCCCACAACGTCTACGGCGAGCGGCAGAACATCGGCGACCCCTACCGCAACGTGGTGGGGATCTTCATGAACAAGATCCTGCAGGGCGAGCCGCTCCCCATCTTCGGCGACGGGAAGCAGAGCCGGGCCTTCAGCTACATCTCGGACGTGGCGCCCGTGATCGCCGACTCGATCCACCGGCCCGAGGCGTGGGACCAGATCTTCAACATCGGGGCGGATCGTCCCGTCACCGTGAACGAGCTGGGCGAGACCGTGAGCCGGGCGATGGGCGTGCCCTTCCGGCCCCACTACCTGCCCGCCCGCCACGAGGTGCTGCACACGCACGCGTCACACGAGAAGGCGCGGGCGCTGCTCGGCTTCGAGGACCGCGTCGGTCTGGAAGAGGGCGTGGGCGCGATGGCCGCCTGGGTGCAGCAGATCGGCGCGCGGGCGAGCAAGGCGTTCGGCGCCCTCGAGATCGAGAAGGGTCTGCCGCCCTCGTGGCGGGACCTGCTCGCAGCGGCAGACAGGCGGGTTGGTTGA